The following proteins are co-located in the Leptospira weilii genome:
- a CDS encoding MBL fold metallo-hydrolase, giving the protein MYCKFQHKQYQFEGISEGGIRTSLYLPSLSLMFDIGAQNPNRIHLDTLLLTHSHLDHSCALPYYISQRSLRKLKPPKIFVPAALEEPMRRILDLYSEIEDFSYSYNMKAVSPGDKIDLDQQHFFSPHKTFHRVPSQGYTLYQRRKKLKKEFQSLPQEELNLVLKQNKEVSEPSETPVVSFSGDTKIEYVLEHEDVASSNILFIECTYIDKERNVAQAREWGHIHLDEILGNLSSFRNEKIVLIHFSKRYSISYIREVLDKRIPKEERHRFHPFLP; this is encoded by the coding sequence ATGTATTGTAAGTTTCAGCACAAACAATATCAATTCGAAGGAATATCGGAGGGGGGCATTCGTACCTCCCTTTATCTTCCTTCCTTGAGTTTAATGTTCGATATAGGAGCCCAGAACCCCAATCGGATTCACCTTGATACTTTGTTATTGACTCATTCTCATCTGGATCATTCCTGCGCTTTGCCGTATTATATTTCCCAGAGGTCTTTGAGAAAATTAAAACCGCCTAAGATTTTCGTTCCCGCCGCTTTGGAAGAACCCATGAGAAGGATTTTGGATCTTTATTCCGAGATCGAAGATTTTTCTTATTCGTACAATATGAAAGCGGTAAGCCCCGGAGATAAGATTGATTTGGATCAACAGCATTTTTTTTCTCCTCATAAAACCTTCCATAGGGTTCCCTCCCAAGGATATACCTTGTATCAGAGAAGAAAAAAATTAAAAAAGGAATTTCAATCTCTTCCCCAGGAGGAATTGAATCTTGTTTTAAAACAAAATAAGGAAGTTTCCGAGCCGAGTGAAACTCCGGTGGTCAGTTTTTCGGGAGATACGAAAATAGAATACGTATTGGAACACGAAGACGTCGCGAGTTCGAATATTCTATTTATCGAATGTACTTATATCGACAAGGAACGAAACGTCGCTCAGGCTAGGGAATGGGGTCATATTCATCTGGACGAAATTTTAGGAAATCTTTCCTCTTTTCGAAACGAAAAGATCGTTCTCATTCATTTTTCGAAACGTTATTCGATTTCGTATATTCGGGAAGTTTTGGACAAAAGAATCCCGAAAGAAGAACGACATAGATTTCATCCGTTTCTGCCATGA